The genomic interval AGCGTGGACTTACCTGCGTCTGGGTGGGCGATGACTGCAAAAGTTCGGCGACGTGATGCTTCGCTGGAAAGAGTACTCATGGTTGATAAGGATAATCGCCTTGGCGCAATGTCCCGAATCCACCTGACCCCTCCTACTCGCAGACATGAGCATGGAGGGGTGAGGGGGCTCGGTGAAAGATCAATGAGTGGCGTCTGGCTGGCCAAAATGGATGCCGAGCATGGACTCGGTGCGCGTGAAAAGAGTGTCTGCGGCCCGTTGTGAACGTGCCAGCGGATTGACCACACCAGGACGAAGCTTGTCGTTGTAGTAGAGGCCTGATTGCCACGTGATAGTGGGGGTGCCGTCAATAAAATACGCCAGGTTTTTTCCACCTTGTTCTGCAGAAATACTCAATTTGCTGGCCAAGGGGTTCTTGTAGAAGCGGCTAAGGAAGCCATGTGATTCTTGGGCGAAGTTGGTGAGTACCACGCCTGGGTGGAATGAGACCGCGCTGATTCCGCGATGCTGAAATTTTTGATGTAGCGACCTCGCAAACAACAAGTCTGCGAGCTTGCTGGTGCCATAGGCACGGTTTGTTTTGTAGTCTTTGACCCCCATGAGGTCATCAAAATCCAGGCGACCAAAGAGCACATTGGCCAGACTAGAGGTCATAATAACGTGAGCGTTTGACTTCTCAAGGAGGGGGAACAGCTCGTGGGTGAGCAGAAAAGGTGCCAGGTAGTTGATCTGGAACGTTTGCTCAAAACCGTCTTCAGTGATGATGGGGCCATCGAAGATACCGCCAGCATTATTGGCAAGCACATCGATACGATCGCAAGCAGCTAAGAGATCGTGGGCTAATCGACGTACATCGGTGAGTGAGGAATAGTCCGCGCAGAAAAATTCAGCCCCGACAGCTTCCGCTATAGCTGCTGTTTTCTGTGGATTCCTTCCCACTAACACCAATCTATCGTCTGGGTGCTGCGCAGCTAGTAGCCGTGCTGCAGCTGCCCCGATTCCGTCACTTGCACCGGTAATCACGATTGTTCGCATGTTTTTAGCTTAGCTATGCGGAGTGGATTGTGTGTTGTGCCTGTGCGATTCCGGCACTGACAACAAGCCGCACCGCTTCTGCAGACCGTGCGATCATGGTGTCAAGAGCCTCATCATGCTCAACATCGCCGAGGACATAATCCGGCACAGACATCCCCTTCGGCGGACGCGAAATTCCCATGCGTATCCTCAGGTAATCGCGGGTATTTAACAATGCGCTGCTTGATTTAAGGCCATTGTGGCCGTTTTCATTGCCTCCCTTTTTGATACGAACAGTACCGTGGGGAAGGTCCAACTCATCATGCAGAATAATGATGTGATCTGCTGCAATGCCGTATTCTTCTGCGATAGGGGCGATCGCTTCCCCCGAGTTGTTCATGTAGGTGGTGGAACGCAGCACAGCGATCTCGTGTTGACCAATCTTAAGACGTGCTTCCTCCACGGGTAAGCCTCGCCGCTGGGTGAGCGGGGTGCCCTCTAGGAGAGCGTCGACAGCCATGTATCCCACGTTGTGTCGATTTCTGGCATAAGTGTTTCCCGGGTTACCAAGTCCGATGACGATCCACTCGGGGGTCGGGCGATGAACAGCTGTCTCCGTGTGCGGCTGATTGAACGCTTTCTTAGGTGTGAAGATACGCTGCAACAATTCTCTAAACGTCATACATTTCGTCTTTCCACTAGCATGCGACTATGACGTCGCGGATCCTGGAAAAGCTTAGCTGTCCTATCATCGGTGCTCCAATGGCAGGCGGCCCATCAACTCCCGCGCTTGCTGCAGCTATTTCTAACGGCGGCGGATTGGGATTTTTGGCCTCAGGAAACAAAGATGTCGCGCTACTCGTACAAGATTTACGAGACTGCGCCCAGCTGACAATGGGAAAACCTTATGGGGTTAATTTTTTCTACCCGCAGCCTCATCACACTGACCCTGATGCGCTCGATCGTGTTCAGCAGATCGTGAAAAAAGAATGTGAAGCGGTGGGGGTGGATCAACCGGATATACCCACTGTTGACTACTCGAATGACTTTCTTGCAAAGCGTGAGGCAGTCTTTACTGCGTGCGCAGAAGGCTACGGGCCCACAGTAGTGTCTAGTTCCTTTGGGTGTTTTACTACGGAAGAGATAGGGCAGTTCCATAGCGTGGGCGTGGAAGCATGGGTATCAGTAACCAGTGTGCGGGAG from Corynebacterium ulcerans carries:
- the pth gene encoding aminoacyl-tRNA hydrolase, encoding MTFRELLQRIFTPKKAFNQPHTETAVHRPTPEWIVIGLGNPGNTYARNRHNVGYMAVDALLEGTPLTQRRGLPVEEARLKIGQHEIAVLRSTTYMNNSGEAIAPIAEEYGIAADHIIILHDELDLPHGTVRIKKGGNENGHNGLKSSSALLNTRDYLRIRMGISRPPKGMSVPDYVLGDVEHDEALDTMIARSAEAVRLVVSAGIAQAQHTIHSA
- a CDS encoding SDR family NAD(P)-dependent oxidoreductase, with product MRTIVITGASDGIGAAAARLLAAQHPDDRLVLVGRNPQKTAAIAEAVGAEFFCADYSSLTDVRRLAHDLLAACDRIDVLANNAGGIFDGPIITEDGFEQTFQINYLAPFLLTHELFPLLEKSNAHVIMTSSLANVLFGRLDFDDLMGVKDYKTNRAYGTSKLADLLFARSLHQKFQHRGISAVSFHPGVVLTNFAQESHGFLSRFYKNPLASKLSISAEQGGKNLAYFIDGTPTITWQSGLYYNDKLRPGVVNPLARSQRAADTLFTRTESMLGIHFGQPDATH